The Chanodichthys erythropterus isolate Z2021 chromosome 14, ASM2448905v1, whole genome shotgun sequence genome window below encodes:
- the pou2f1b gene encoding POU domain, class 2, transcription factor 1b isoform X9, which yields MADGGAASQDESSGPDSRMSNPSETSKCAMESGDENTGAQTNGLDFQRQTVQTTSAITNAHAQALLQQLTLTPAQQQLLLQQAQAQLLAAAVQHSAGQQSSTTGASISASAATPITLSQPIQITPQLQQLQQQQNLNLQQFVLVQPGHPIATQLQPAQFIISQTPQGQQSLLQAQNLLTQLPQSQANLLQTQPSITLATQPATPTRTIAATPIQSTPKHIDTPSLEEPSDLEELEQFAKTFKQRRIKLGFTQGDVGLAMGKLYGNDFSQTTISRFEALNLSFKNMCKLKPLLEKWLNDAVCAENQTSDQALSSPSSLGSPGLGLEGLNRRRKKRTSIETNIRVALEKSFLEQNQKPTSEEITMIADQLNMEKEVIRVWFCNRRQKEKRINPPSSGSIASTPIKAIFPPTTPLAPSTASLVMFTFSPSTASLVTSNTPTTMTVNPVMSLTSTSVSNVGFTGTTIGSATTNTASVISTAPVVTTAASSPSLSPSPSAVQTSSAEQASAQETVTAVSQAPSSLASTLGTGQVMVAAPSLSAALQGAAQLPTSASIAAMAAAAGLNPGLMASSQFTPGGALLSLAPGGLGSALSPALMSNSTLATIQGVWSALASSGTLPITSLDGSGNFLFANTSAGSTPNLVTAPLFLNPQNLSLLASNPVSLVSAGGAAGAGALNLHITADAHQSAVTTATMPASTITTASKAQ from the exons ATTCTAGAATGAGTAATCCATCGGAAACAAGTAAATGTGCAATGGAGAGCGGGGACGAAAACACTG GTGCCCAAACAAATGGACTGGACTTTCAGAGGCAGACTGTGCAAACAACAAGCGCAATCACCAACGCACATGCACAGGCCTTGCTCCAACAG ttgacTTTGACTCCAGCGCAGCAGCAGTTATTGTTGCAGCAGGCTCAGGCTCAGCTCCTGGCAGCAGCGGTGCAGCATTCAGCCGGCCAGCAGAGTAGCACTACAGGAGCCAGCATCTCTGCCTCCGCTGCCACCCCCATCACCCTCTCTCAACCCATTCAGATCACACCT CAGTTACAGCAGCTGCAACAGCAGCAGAACCTCAACCTGCAGCAGTTTGTGCTGGTCCAGCCGGGCCACCCCATCGCAACACAGCTGCAGCCCGCGCAGTTTATCATCTCGCAGACGCCACAGGGCCAGCAGA GTCTCCTGCAAGCCCAGAACCTTCTAACACAACTACCTCAAAGCCAAGCCAACCTCCTGCAGACCCAGCCAAGCATCACACTTGCCACACAG CCTGCGACACCCACACGCACGATAGCAGCGACCCCCATCCAATCGACACCAAAGCACATCGACACACCCAGCCTGGAGGAGCCCAGCGACCTGGAGGAGCTAGAGCAGTTTGCCAAGACCTTCAAACAGAGACGCATCAAACTGGGCTTCACGCAG GGGGATGTTGGCCTTGCCATGGGAAAACTTTATGGAAATGACTTCAGCCAAACCACCATTTCTCGCTTTGAGGCCTTGAACCTGAGCTTTAAAAACATGTGCAAACTGAAGCCTCTGCTTGAAAAATGGCTCAATGATGCA GTTTGTGCAGAGAACCAGACGTCTGACCAGGCCCTGTCCAGTCCCAGCTCTCTTGGCTCGCCTGGGCTGGGCTTGGAGGGCCTGAACCGCCGCCGCAAGAAAAGGACCAGCATCGAGACTAACATCAGAGTGGCCTTAGAAAAGAGCTTTCTGGAG CAGAACCAAAAACCTACCTCTGAGGAGATCACCATGATCGCAGACCAGCTCAATATGGAGAAAGAGGTGATCCGAGTATGGTTCTGTAACCGCAGACAGAAAGAGAAGAGGATCAACCCGCCCAGCAGTGGCAGCATCGCCAGCACCCCTATCAAAGCAATCTTTCCTCCCACCACACCTCTG GCACCAAGTACAGCCAGTCTTGTGATGTTTACGTTT TCACCGAGTACAGCTAGTCTTGTGACCAGTAACACACCGACTACGATGACTGTAAACCCAGTTATGTCTCTCACCAGCACTAGTGTCTCCAATGTCGGTTTCACTG GCACAACTATTGGCTCAGCTACTACTAACACTGCATCGGTCATCTCCACTGCACCTGTGGTCACCACCGCAGCATCCTCTCCTTCGCTCAGCCCTTCCCCCAGCGCAGTGCAGACGTCCTCGGCAGAGCAGGCTTCAGCTCAGGAGACGGTGACGGCAGTAAGTCAGGCACCTTCCTCCCTGGCATCCACTCTGGGCACTGGGCAGGTGATGGTGGCGGCACCCAGCCTCTCGGCTGCTCTGCAAGGAGCCGCCCAGCTGCCCACCAGCGCCAGCATCGCTGCCATGGCTGCAGCCGCTGGCCTCAATCCTGGGCTCATGGCATCCTCACAGTTCACTCCTGG CGGAGCTCTCCTTAGTTTGGCACCAGGTGGTCTCGGAAGCGCTTTGAGTCCAGCACTGATGAGCAACAGCACCTTGGCCACAATCCAAGGTGTGTGGAGCG CTCTGGCATCTAGTGGCACTCTGCCCATTACATCTCTGGACGGGAGCGGGAACTTTCTGTTTGCCAACACCAGCGCTGGCAGTACCCCTAACCTTGTGACGGCTCCGCTCTTTCTGAACCCTCAGAACTTATCACTGCTTGCCAGTAACCCTGTCAGCCTAGTGTCTGCGGGAGGGGCTGCGGGTGCCGGAGCCCTTAACCTGCACATCACCGCCGATGCCCACCAGAGCGCTGTTACTACGGCAACTATGCCCGCCTCCACCATCACCACAGCCTCTAAGGCCCAGTGA
- the pou2f1b gene encoding POU domain, class 2, transcription factor 1b isoform X8 → MADGGAASQDESSGPGAQTNGLDFQRQTVQTTSAITNAHAQALLQQLTLTPAQQQLLLQQAQAQLLAAAVQHSAGQQSSTTGASISASAATPITLSQPIQITPVREPHFHPALKWSSTLRICSGGIFTYPGDVSSVKQLQQLQQQQNLNLQQFVLVQPGHPIATQLQPAQFIISQTPQGQQSLLQAQNLLTQLPQSQANLLQTQPSITLATQPATPTRTIAATPIQSTPKHIDTPSLEEPSDLEELEQFAKTFKQRRIKLGFTQGDVGLAMGKLYGNDFSQTTISRFEALNLSFKNMCKLKPLLEKWLNDAVCAENQTSDQALSSPSSLGSPGLGLEGLNRRRKKRTSIETNIRVALEKSFLEQNQKPTSEEITMIADQLNMEKEVIRVWFCNRRQKEKRINPPSSGSIASTPIKAIFPPTTPLAPSTASLVMFTFSPSTASLVTSNTPTTMTVNPVMSLTSTSVSNVGFTGTTIGSATTNTASVISTAPVVTTAASSPSLSPSPSAVQTSSAEQASAQETVTAVSQAPSSLASTLGTGQVMVAAPSLSAALQGAAQLPTSASIAAMAAAAGLNPGLMASSQFTPGGALLSLAPGGLGSALSPALMSNSTLATIQGVWSALASSGTLPITSLDGSGNFLFANTSAGSTPNLVTAPLFLNPQNLSLLASNPVSLVSAGGAAGAGALNLHITADAHQSAVTTATMPASTITTASKAQ, encoded by the exons GTGCCCAAACAAATGGACTGGACTTTCAGAGGCAGACTGTGCAAACAACAAGCGCAATCACCAACGCACATGCACAGGCCTTGCTCCAACAG ttgacTTTGACTCCAGCGCAGCAGCAGTTATTGTTGCAGCAGGCTCAGGCTCAGCTCCTGGCAGCAGCGGTGCAGCATTCAGCCGGCCAGCAGAGTAGCACTACAGGAGCCAGCATCTCTGCCTCCGCTGCCACCCCCATCACCCTCTCTCAACCCATTCAGATCACACCTGTAAGAGAGCCACATTTTCATCCAGCCCTGAAATGG AGCTCAACACTAAGGATTTGCTCTGGCGGTATTTTCACCTATCCAGGGGATGTCTCAAGTGTTAAA CAGTTACAGCAGCTGCAACAGCAGCAGAACCTCAACCTGCAGCAGTTTGTGCTGGTCCAGCCGGGCCACCCCATCGCAACACAGCTGCAGCCCGCGCAGTTTATCATCTCGCAGACGCCACAGGGCCAGCAGA GTCTCCTGCAAGCCCAGAACCTTCTAACACAACTACCTCAAAGCCAAGCCAACCTCCTGCAGACCCAGCCAAGCATCACACTTGCCACACAG CCTGCGACACCCACACGCACGATAGCAGCGACCCCCATCCAATCGACACCAAAGCACATCGACACACCCAGCCTGGAGGAGCCCAGCGACCTGGAGGAGCTAGAGCAGTTTGCCAAGACCTTCAAACAGAGACGCATCAAACTGGGCTTCACGCAG GGGGATGTTGGCCTTGCCATGGGAAAACTTTATGGAAATGACTTCAGCCAAACCACCATTTCTCGCTTTGAGGCCTTGAACCTGAGCTTTAAAAACATGTGCAAACTGAAGCCTCTGCTTGAAAAATGGCTCAATGATGCA GTTTGTGCAGAGAACCAGACGTCTGACCAGGCCCTGTCCAGTCCCAGCTCTCTTGGCTCGCCTGGGCTGGGCTTGGAGGGCCTGAACCGCCGCCGCAAGAAAAGGACCAGCATCGAGACTAACATCAGAGTGGCCTTAGAAAAGAGCTTTCTGGAG CAGAACCAAAAACCTACCTCTGAGGAGATCACCATGATCGCAGACCAGCTCAATATGGAGAAAGAGGTGATCCGAGTATGGTTCTGTAACCGCAGACAGAAAGAGAAGAGGATCAACCCGCCCAGCAGTGGCAGCATCGCCAGCACCCCTATCAAAGCAATCTTTCCTCCCACCACACCTCTG GCACCAAGTACAGCCAGTCTTGTGATGTTTACGTTT TCACCGAGTACAGCTAGTCTTGTGACCAGTAACACACCGACTACGATGACTGTAAACCCAGTTATGTCTCTCACCAGCACTAGTGTCTCCAATGTCGGTTTCACTG GCACAACTATTGGCTCAGCTACTACTAACACTGCATCGGTCATCTCCACTGCACCTGTGGTCACCACCGCAGCATCCTCTCCTTCGCTCAGCCCTTCCCCCAGCGCAGTGCAGACGTCCTCGGCAGAGCAGGCTTCAGCTCAGGAGACGGTGACGGCAGTAAGTCAGGCACCTTCCTCCCTGGCATCCACTCTGGGCACTGGGCAGGTGATGGTGGCGGCACCCAGCCTCTCGGCTGCTCTGCAAGGAGCCGCCCAGCTGCCCACCAGCGCCAGCATCGCTGCCATGGCTGCAGCCGCTGGCCTCAATCCTGGGCTCATGGCATCCTCACAGTTCACTCCTGG CGGAGCTCTCCTTAGTTTGGCACCAGGTGGTCTCGGAAGCGCTTTGAGTCCAGCACTGATGAGCAACAGCACCTTGGCCACAATCCAAGGTGTGTGGAGCG CTCTGGCATCTAGTGGCACTCTGCCCATTACATCTCTGGACGGGAGCGGGAACTTTCTGTTTGCCAACACCAGCGCTGGCAGTACCCCTAACCTTGTGACGGCTCCGCTCTTTCTGAACCCTCAGAACTTATCACTGCTTGCCAGTAACCCTGTCAGCCTAGTGTCTGCGGGAGGGGCTGCGGGTGCCGGAGCCCTTAACCTGCACATCACCGCCGATGCCCACCAGAGCGCTGTTACTACGGCAACTATGCCCGCCTCCACCATCACCACAGCCTCTAAGGCCCAGTGA
- the pou2f1b gene encoding POU domain, class 2, transcription factor 1b isoform X10 encodes MADGGAASQDESSGPDSRMSNPSETSKCAMESGDENTGAQTNGLDFQRQTVQTTSAITNAHAQALLQQLTLTPAQQQLLLQQAQAQLLAAAVQHSAGQQSSTTGASISASAATPITLSQPIQITPLQQLQQQQNLNLQQFVLVQPGHPIATQLQPAQFIISQTPQGQQSLLQAQNLLTQLPQSQANLLQTQPSITLATQPATPTRTIAATPIQSTPKHIDTPSLEEPSDLEELEQFAKTFKQRRIKLGFTQGDVGLAMGKLYGNDFSQTTISRFEALNLSFKNMCKLKPLLEKWLNDAVCAENQTSDQALSSPSSLGSPGLGLEGLNRRRKKRTSIETNIRVALEKSFLEQNQKPTSEEITMIADQLNMEKEVIRVWFCNRRQKEKRINPPSSGSIASTPIKAIFPPTTPLAPSTASLVMFTFSPSTASLVTSNTPTTMTVNPVMSLTSTSVSNVGFTGTTIGSATTNTASVISTAPVVTTAASSPSLSPSPSAVQTSSAEQASAQETVTAVSQAPSSLASTLGTGQVMVAAPSLSAALQGAAQLPTSASIAAMAAAAGLNPGLMASSQFTPGGALLSLAPGGLGSALSPALMSNSTLATIQGVWSALASSGTLPITSLDGSGNFLFANTSAGSTPNLVTAPLFLNPQNLSLLASNPVSLVSAGGAAGAGALNLHITADAHQSAVTTATMPASTITTASKAQ; translated from the exons ATTCTAGAATGAGTAATCCATCGGAAACAAGTAAATGTGCAATGGAGAGCGGGGACGAAAACACTG GTGCCCAAACAAATGGACTGGACTTTCAGAGGCAGACTGTGCAAACAACAAGCGCAATCACCAACGCACATGCACAGGCCTTGCTCCAACAG ttgacTTTGACTCCAGCGCAGCAGCAGTTATTGTTGCAGCAGGCTCAGGCTCAGCTCCTGGCAGCAGCGGTGCAGCATTCAGCCGGCCAGCAGAGTAGCACTACAGGAGCCAGCATCTCTGCCTCCGCTGCCACCCCCATCACCCTCTCTCAACCCATTCAGATCACACCT TTACAGCAGCTGCAACAGCAGCAGAACCTCAACCTGCAGCAGTTTGTGCTGGTCCAGCCGGGCCACCCCATCGCAACACAGCTGCAGCCCGCGCAGTTTATCATCTCGCAGACGCCACAGGGCCAGCAGA GTCTCCTGCAAGCCCAGAACCTTCTAACACAACTACCTCAAAGCCAAGCCAACCTCCTGCAGACCCAGCCAAGCATCACACTTGCCACACAG CCTGCGACACCCACACGCACGATAGCAGCGACCCCCATCCAATCGACACCAAAGCACATCGACACACCCAGCCTGGAGGAGCCCAGCGACCTGGAGGAGCTAGAGCAGTTTGCCAAGACCTTCAAACAGAGACGCATCAAACTGGGCTTCACGCAG GGGGATGTTGGCCTTGCCATGGGAAAACTTTATGGAAATGACTTCAGCCAAACCACCATTTCTCGCTTTGAGGCCTTGAACCTGAGCTTTAAAAACATGTGCAAACTGAAGCCTCTGCTTGAAAAATGGCTCAATGATGCA GTTTGTGCAGAGAACCAGACGTCTGACCAGGCCCTGTCCAGTCCCAGCTCTCTTGGCTCGCCTGGGCTGGGCTTGGAGGGCCTGAACCGCCGCCGCAAGAAAAGGACCAGCATCGAGACTAACATCAGAGTGGCCTTAGAAAAGAGCTTTCTGGAG CAGAACCAAAAACCTACCTCTGAGGAGATCACCATGATCGCAGACCAGCTCAATATGGAGAAAGAGGTGATCCGAGTATGGTTCTGTAACCGCAGACAGAAAGAGAAGAGGATCAACCCGCCCAGCAGTGGCAGCATCGCCAGCACCCCTATCAAAGCAATCTTTCCTCCCACCACACCTCTG GCACCAAGTACAGCCAGTCTTGTGATGTTTACGTTT TCACCGAGTACAGCTAGTCTTGTGACCAGTAACACACCGACTACGATGACTGTAAACCCAGTTATGTCTCTCACCAGCACTAGTGTCTCCAATGTCGGTTTCACTG GCACAACTATTGGCTCAGCTACTACTAACACTGCATCGGTCATCTCCACTGCACCTGTGGTCACCACCGCAGCATCCTCTCCTTCGCTCAGCCCTTCCCCCAGCGCAGTGCAGACGTCCTCGGCAGAGCAGGCTTCAGCTCAGGAGACGGTGACGGCAGTAAGTCAGGCACCTTCCTCCCTGGCATCCACTCTGGGCACTGGGCAGGTGATGGTGGCGGCACCCAGCCTCTCGGCTGCTCTGCAAGGAGCCGCCCAGCTGCCCACCAGCGCCAGCATCGCTGCCATGGCTGCAGCCGCTGGCCTCAATCCTGGGCTCATGGCATCCTCACAGTTCACTCCTGG CGGAGCTCTCCTTAGTTTGGCACCAGGTGGTCTCGGAAGCGCTTTGAGTCCAGCACTGATGAGCAACAGCACCTTGGCCACAATCCAAGGTGTGTGGAGCG CTCTGGCATCTAGTGGCACTCTGCCCATTACATCTCTGGACGGGAGCGGGAACTTTCTGTTTGCCAACACCAGCGCTGGCAGTACCCCTAACCTTGTGACGGCTCCGCTCTTTCTGAACCCTCAGAACTTATCACTGCTTGCCAGTAACCCTGTCAGCCTAGTGTCTGCGGGAGGGGCTGCGGGTGCCGGAGCCCTTAACCTGCACATCACCGCCGATGCCCACCAGAGCGCTGTTACTACGGCAACTATGCCCGCCTCCACCATCACCACAGCCTCTAAGGCCCAGTGA
- the pou2f1b gene encoding POU domain, class 2, transcription factor 1b isoform X14: MADGGAASQDESSGPGAQTNGLDFQRQTVQTTSAITNAHAQALLQQLTLTPAQQQLLLQQAQAQLLAAAVQHSAGQQSSTTGASISASAATPITLSQPIQITPQLQQLQQQQNLNLQQFVLVQPGHPIATQLQPAQFIISQTPQGQQSLLQAQNLLTQLPQSQANLLQTQPSITLATQPATPTRTIAATPIQSTPKHIDTPSLEEPSDLEELEQFAKTFKQRRIKLGFTQGDVGLAMGKLYGNDFSQTTISRFEALNLSFKNMCKLKPLLEKWLNDAVCAENQTSDQALSSPSSLGSPGLGLEGLNRRRKKRTSIETNIRVALEKSFLEQNQKPTSEEITMIADQLNMEKEVIRVWFCNRRQKEKRINPPSSGSIASTPIKAIFPPTTPLSPSTASLVTSNTPTTMTVNPVMSLTSTSVSNVGFTGTTIGSATTNTASVISTAPVVTTAASSPSLSPSPSAVQTSSAEQASAQETVTAVSQAPSSLASTLGTGQVMVAAPSLSAALQGAAQLPTSASIAAMAAAAGLNPGLMASSQFTPGGALLSLAPGGLGSALSPALMSNSTLATIQALASSGTLPITSLDGSGNFLFANTSAGSTPNLVTAPLFLNPQNLSLLASNPVSLVSAGGAAGAGALNLHITADAHQSAVTTATMPASTITTASKAQ, encoded by the exons GTGCCCAAACAAATGGACTGGACTTTCAGAGGCAGACTGTGCAAACAACAAGCGCAATCACCAACGCACATGCACAGGCCTTGCTCCAACAG ttgacTTTGACTCCAGCGCAGCAGCAGTTATTGTTGCAGCAGGCTCAGGCTCAGCTCCTGGCAGCAGCGGTGCAGCATTCAGCCGGCCAGCAGAGTAGCACTACAGGAGCCAGCATCTCTGCCTCCGCTGCCACCCCCATCACCCTCTCTCAACCCATTCAGATCACACCT CAGTTACAGCAGCTGCAACAGCAGCAGAACCTCAACCTGCAGCAGTTTGTGCTGGTCCAGCCGGGCCACCCCATCGCAACACAGCTGCAGCCCGCGCAGTTTATCATCTCGCAGACGCCACAGGGCCAGCAGA GTCTCCTGCAAGCCCAGAACCTTCTAACACAACTACCTCAAAGCCAAGCCAACCTCCTGCAGACCCAGCCAAGCATCACACTTGCCACACAG CCTGCGACACCCACACGCACGATAGCAGCGACCCCCATCCAATCGACACCAAAGCACATCGACACACCCAGCCTGGAGGAGCCCAGCGACCTGGAGGAGCTAGAGCAGTTTGCCAAGACCTTCAAACAGAGACGCATCAAACTGGGCTTCACGCAG GGGGATGTTGGCCTTGCCATGGGAAAACTTTATGGAAATGACTTCAGCCAAACCACCATTTCTCGCTTTGAGGCCTTGAACCTGAGCTTTAAAAACATGTGCAAACTGAAGCCTCTGCTTGAAAAATGGCTCAATGATGCA GTTTGTGCAGAGAACCAGACGTCTGACCAGGCCCTGTCCAGTCCCAGCTCTCTTGGCTCGCCTGGGCTGGGCTTGGAGGGCCTGAACCGCCGCCGCAAGAAAAGGACCAGCATCGAGACTAACATCAGAGTGGCCTTAGAAAAGAGCTTTCTGGAG CAGAACCAAAAACCTACCTCTGAGGAGATCACCATGATCGCAGACCAGCTCAATATGGAGAAAGAGGTGATCCGAGTATGGTTCTGTAACCGCAGACAGAAAGAGAAGAGGATCAACCCGCCCAGCAGTGGCAGCATCGCCAGCACCCCTATCAAAGCAATCTTTCCTCCCACCACACCTCTG TCACCGAGTACAGCTAGTCTTGTGACCAGTAACACACCGACTACGATGACTGTAAACCCAGTTATGTCTCTCACCAGCACTAGTGTCTCCAATGTCGGTTTCACTG GCACAACTATTGGCTCAGCTACTACTAACACTGCATCGGTCATCTCCACTGCACCTGTGGTCACCACCGCAGCATCCTCTCCTTCGCTCAGCCCTTCCCCCAGCGCAGTGCAGACGTCCTCGGCAGAGCAGGCTTCAGCTCAGGAGACGGTGACGGCAGTAAGTCAGGCACCTTCCTCCCTGGCATCCACTCTGGGCACTGGGCAGGTGATGGTGGCGGCACCCAGCCTCTCGGCTGCTCTGCAAGGAGCCGCCCAGCTGCCCACCAGCGCCAGCATCGCTGCCATGGCTGCAGCCGCTGGCCTCAATCCTGGGCTCATGGCATCCTCACAGTTCACTCCTGG CGGAGCTCTCCTTAGTTTGGCACCAGGTGGTCTCGGAAGCGCTTTGAGTCCAGCACTGATGAGCAACAGCACCTTGGCCACAATCCAAG CTCTGGCATCTAGTGGCACTCTGCCCATTACATCTCTGGACGGGAGCGGGAACTTTCTGTTTGCCAACACCAGCGCTGGCAGTACCCCTAACCTTGTGACGGCTCCGCTCTTTCTGAACCCTCAGAACTTATCACTGCTTGCCAGTAACCCTGTCAGCCTAGTGTCTGCGGGAGGGGCTGCGGGTGCCGGAGCCCTTAACCTGCACATCACCGCCGATGCCCACCAGAGCGCTGTTACTACGGCAACTATGCCCGCCTCCACCATCACCACAGCCTCTAAGGCCCAGTGA
- the pou2f1b gene encoding POU domain, class 2, transcription factor 1b isoform X13, with the protein MADGGAASQDESSGPGAQTNGLDFQRQTVQTTSAITNAHAQALLQQLTLTPAQQQLLLQQAQAQLLAAAVQHSAGQQSSTTGASISASAATPITLSQPIQITPQLQQLQQQQNLNLQQFVLVQPGHPIATQLQPAQFIISQTPQGQQSLLQAQNLLTQLPQSQANLLQTQPSITLATQPATPTRTIAATPIQSTPKHIDTPSLEEPSDLEELEQFAKTFKQRRIKLGFTQGDVGLAMGKLYGNDFSQTTISRFEALNLSFKNMCKLKPLLEKWLNDAVCAENQTSDQALSSPSSLGSPGLGLEGLNRRRKKRTSIETNIRVALEKSFLEQNQKPTSEEITMIADQLNMEKEVIRVWFCNRRQKEKRINPPSSGSIASTPIKAIFPPTTPLAPSTASLVMFTFSPSTASLVTSNTPTTMTVNPVMSLTSTSVSNVGFTGTTIGSATTNTASVISTAPVVTTAASSPSLSPSPSAVQTSSAEQASAQETVTAVSQAPSSLASTLGTGQVMVAAPSLSAALQGAAQLPTSASIAAMAAAAGLNPGLMASSQFTPGGALLSLAPGGLGSALSPALMSNSTLATIQGVWSALASSGTLPITSLDGSGNFLFANTSAGSTPNLVTAPLFLNPQNLSLLASNPVSLVSAGGAAGAGALNLHITADAHQSAVTTATMPASTITTASKAQ; encoded by the exons GTGCCCAAACAAATGGACTGGACTTTCAGAGGCAGACTGTGCAAACAACAAGCGCAATCACCAACGCACATGCACAGGCCTTGCTCCAACAG ttgacTTTGACTCCAGCGCAGCAGCAGTTATTGTTGCAGCAGGCTCAGGCTCAGCTCCTGGCAGCAGCGGTGCAGCATTCAGCCGGCCAGCAGAGTAGCACTACAGGAGCCAGCATCTCTGCCTCCGCTGCCACCCCCATCACCCTCTCTCAACCCATTCAGATCACACCT CAGTTACAGCAGCTGCAACAGCAGCAGAACCTCAACCTGCAGCAGTTTGTGCTGGTCCAGCCGGGCCACCCCATCGCAACACAGCTGCAGCCCGCGCAGTTTATCATCTCGCAGACGCCACAGGGCCAGCAGA GTCTCCTGCAAGCCCAGAACCTTCTAACACAACTACCTCAAAGCCAAGCCAACCTCCTGCAGACCCAGCCAAGCATCACACTTGCCACACAG CCTGCGACACCCACACGCACGATAGCAGCGACCCCCATCCAATCGACACCAAAGCACATCGACACACCCAGCCTGGAGGAGCCCAGCGACCTGGAGGAGCTAGAGCAGTTTGCCAAGACCTTCAAACAGAGACGCATCAAACTGGGCTTCACGCAG GGGGATGTTGGCCTTGCCATGGGAAAACTTTATGGAAATGACTTCAGCCAAACCACCATTTCTCGCTTTGAGGCCTTGAACCTGAGCTTTAAAAACATGTGCAAACTGAAGCCTCTGCTTGAAAAATGGCTCAATGATGCA GTTTGTGCAGAGAACCAGACGTCTGACCAGGCCCTGTCCAGTCCCAGCTCTCTTGGCTCGCCTGGGCTGGGCTTGGAGGGCCTGAACCGCCGCCGCAAGAAAAGGACCAGCATCGAGACTAACATCAGAGTGGCCTTAGAAAAGAGCTTTCTGGAG CAGAACCAAAAACCTACCTCTGAGGAGATCACCATGATCGCAGACCAGCTCAATATGGAGAAAGAGGTGATCCGAGTATGGTTCTGTAACCGCAGACAGAAAGAGAAGAGGATCAACCCGCCCAGCAGTGGCAGCATCGCCAGCACCCCTATCAAAGCAATCTTTCCTCCCACCACACCTCTG GCACCAAGTACAGCCAGTCTTGTGATGTTTACGTTT TCACCGAGTACAGCTAGTCTTGTGACCAGTAACACACCGACTACGATGACTGTAAACCCAGTTATGTCTCTCACCAGCACTAGTGTCTCCAATGTCGGTTTCACTG GCACAACTATTGGCTCAGCTACTACTAACACTGCATCGGTCATCTCCACTGCACCTGTGGTCACCACCGCAGCATCCTCTCCTTCGCTCAGCCCTTCCCCCAGCGCAGTGCAGACGTCCTCGGCAGAGCAGGCTTCAGCTCAGGAGACGGTGACGGCAGTAAGTCAGGCACCTTCCTCCCTGGCATCCACTCTGGGCACTGGGCAGGTGATGGTGGCGGCACCCAGCCTCTCGGCTGCTCTGCAAGGAGCCGCCCAGCTGCCCACCAGCGCCAGCATCGCTGCCATGGCTGCAGCCGCTGGCCTCAATCCTGGGCTCATGGCATCCTCACAGTTCACTCCTGG CGGAGCTCTCCTTAGTTTGGCACCAGGTGGTCTCGGAAGCGCTTTGAGTCCAGCACTGATGAGCAACAGCACCTTGGCCACAATCCAAGGTGTGTGGAGCG CTCTGGCATCTAGTGGCACTCTGCCCATTACATCTCTGGACGGGAGCGGGAACTTTCTGTTTGCCAACACCAGCGCTGGCAGTACCCCTAACCTTGTGACGGCTCCGCTCTTTCTGAACCCTCAGAACTTATCACTGCTTGCCAGTAACCCTGTCAGCCTAGTGTCTGCGGGAGGGGCTGCGGGTGCCGGAGCCCTTAACCTGCACATCACCGCCGATGCCCACCAGAGCGCTGTTACTACGGCAACTATGCCCGCCTCCACCATCACCACAGCCTCTAAGGCCCAGTGA